In Elaeis guineensis isolate ETL-2024a chromosome 1, EG11, whole genome shotgun sequence, a genomic segment contains:
- the LOC105039625 gene encoding beta-1,3-galactosyltransferase pvg3 produces the protein MKASFPKPTPSTIALLLLPLALLAFIFVFLYPNEFELQHSLMTASCRTSTVANFIDPVTRKPDFRLLIGILTLPDRYERRHLVRLAYSLQTNLTAHVDVRFVFCNITGEEHQVLVALEIMRYDDIIILNCPENMDSGKTYTYFSSLPRIFNGTNGGDPPYDYVMKTDDDTYFRLHNLAESLRNKPREDLYYGFLNPCNNPNAHHYMSGMGYILSWDLVEWIATSEIVRSRTAGPEDSVTGAWLRDGKRGKNRFDMNPAMYDILDPNRVNCFRHAFVPDTIAVHKLKDQKKWATTFKYFNVTDGLKPSKLYHIP, from the coding sequence ATGAAGGCTTCCTTTCCCAAACCAACTCCTTCCACCATagctctcctcctcctccctcttgCCCTTCTGGCTTTCATCTTCGTTTTTCTCTACCCCAATGAGTTCGAGCTCCAGCATTCTCTCATGACCGCCTCTTGCCGCACCTCCACCGTGGCCAACTTCATCGACCCGGTCACCCGAAAGCCCGACTTCCGTCTCCTCATCGGCATCCTCACCCTCCCTGACCGCTACGAACGCCGCCACCTCGTCCGCCTCGCCTACTCTCTTCAGACCAACCTCACGGCCCATGTCGATGTCCGCTTCGTCTTCTGCAACATCACCGGCGAGGAGCACCAAGTGCTCGTCGCCCTCGAGATCATGCGCTACGACGACATCATCATCCTCAATTGCCCGGAGAACATGGACAGCGGCAAGACCTACACTTACTTCTCCAGCCTCCCAAGAATATTTAACGGCACCAATGGAGGTGACCCCCCCTATGACTACGTTATGAAGACGGACGACGACACCTATTTCCGGCTTCATAACTTGGCTGAGTCCTTAAGGAACAAGCCGAGGGAGGATTTGTATTATGGGTTCCTGAACCCTTGTAATAATCCGAATGCTCACCACTATATGTCAGGAATGGGGTACATATTGTCATGGGACTTGGTGGAGTGGATTGCGACGTCGGAGATAGTCCGGAGTCGGACGGCGGGACCGGAGGACTCGGTGACAGGGGCGTGGCTGAGGGATGGAAAGCGAGGGAAGAATCGATTCGACATGAACCCGGCGATGTATGACATCTTGGACCCGAATCGGGTCAACTGTTTCCGGCACGCATTCGTGCCGGACACCATTGCAGTGCACAAGCTCAAGGACCAGAAGAAGTGGGCGACGACATTCAAGTACTTCAATGTCACCGATGGTCTGAAGCCTTCTAAGCTCTACCATATTCCTTGA
- the LOC105039624 gene encoding beta-1,3-galactosyltransferase pvg3 produces MKHPSSLRPSRSTITVILLPLALLASIYLFLYPREFELQSLVSTCGRSTVANFADPVAVKPDFRLLMGVLTRADLYERRHLLRLVYSLQTNLSAHIDIRFVFCNLTKEDQRVLIALEIMRYDDIIILNCTENMNSGKTYTYFSSLPNLFNGTNGDDRPYDYVLKADDDIYFRLPSLIESLKKMPREDMYYGFVIPCGSMDPFHDYMSGMGYILSWDLVDWISTSEMVRNESVGVEDLLTGKWLRDGKRGKNRFNTKPAMYDYPIPVPIDTCSHAFVPDTIAVHRLKDNLKWARTLKYFNVTDGLKPSRFYHID; encoded by the coding sequence ATGAAGCACCCCTCCTCCTTGAGACCATCTCGTTCCACCATCACCGTCATCCTCCTCCCTCTAGCCCTGCTAGCTTCCATCTACCTCTTCCTCTATCCTCGAGAGTTCGAGCTCCAATCCCTCGTGTCCACCTGCGGTCGCTCCACCGTCGCCAATTTCGCCGATCCCGTCGCCGTGAAGCCCGACTTCCGCCTCCTCATGGGCGTCCTCACTCGCGCCGACCTCTACGAGCGCCGCCACCTCCTCCGCCTCGTCTACTCCCTCCAGACCAACCTCAGCGCCCATATCGACATCCGCTTCGTCTTCTGCAACCTCACCAAGGAGGACCAACGAGTCCTCATCGCCCTCGAGATCATGCGCTACGACGACATCATCATCCTCAACTGCACCGAGAACATGAACAGCGGCAAGACCTACACCTACTTCTCCAGTCTCCCGAACCTATTCAACGGGACCAACGGCGACGACCGGCCTTACGACTACGTCCTCAAGGCCGACGACGATATCTACTTCAGACTCCCAAGTTTAATCGagtcactgaagaagatgcccagagaGGACATGTACTATGGATTTGTGATCCCTTGTGGCAGCATGGATCCATTCCACGACTACATGTCGGGGATGGGGTACATACTGTCTTGGGACTTGGTGGACTGGATCTCGACGTCTGAGATGGTGAGGAACGAGTCGGTCGGTGTTGAGGACTTGTTGACCGGGAAGTGGCTGAGGGATGGAAAACGAGGGAAGAATAGGTTCAACACCAAGCCGGCCATGTACGACTATCCCATACCGGTGCCCATCGACACTTGCTCGCATGCGTTTGTGCCGGATACCATCGCGGTGCACCGGCTGAAGGATAACTTGAAGTGGGCGAGAACCCTCAAGTACTTCAATGTCACCGATGGGTTGAAGCCTTCTAGGTTCTACCATATTGATTAA